GGCATGACCACGAGGAGGGAAAGCGTTAGGGGCTTTTCTTCTCCAGCCTCTCTCGGAGCCCTTGGAACGGTGAAGTACAGAGCGGCAAGGACCAGCGCGATTATCAGGAGAGCATAGCCCTTCCGCTCCTTTCTTCCAATCAGCACCGCGCCGGCAACTCCGAGTGGAAGGGCGAATATGAGAAGGGCAATACTCCAGTGGTTGGGCTCTCCTTCTTCTTCCAGGGGTGCCGTTTCGGTCTCCGTGGCGTTCTCAACGAAGAACGAGAAGTAGCCCCTCCCGTCCGTCCATACCGTTCTACCGGACACGTTTACGGGCACCCCTGGATGGCTGGCCATCCCGTAGATCACGGTTCCACCCTCAACTTTCAGAGACTGGCTCCAGACGAGCCTCGGTCTCAGGTCGCTCACCACGGTGGTCGTGTTCATGTAAACGTCTTCACCGTCGAAGTAAACGGCCGTAAGGTTGTACCGTCCCGCGAGGAACGTTGCGTTCCAGACTATTTCCTTGCTCCACCTCACGAGCTTTTCGTTGACGTAGAGAAAAACGGGGGCTGTGAATATGTCCTCGGGCGTTACCCACGCCCTGACGGTTCCGTTCTCGTAGATGAGATGAACCTTCGGTCGGAGTTCATCAACAAGGACGAGTGCGCCACCTTCTCCCACATACCCACCACCGAAGTCGTGGGTCCCCAATATGTTGTAAAGGATGATCCCGTTGAATTCCTCCTTCACCACGTCTCTGTACTCTGGTTTTATCTCCCGTTCTTCCCTTGTTACGTTCTCAGTCTTGGTAGGTTTTCCAAGAAAGGCCGTTTCAAACCGGTATTCTCTGCCCTCAAGGACGCTTTCAAAGGTCCAGTTAACATTTGATGGGTCTACAAGTACAAGGAACCCCTCAGAAGCCATCAGAAGAATCCTGTTTCCAAAAGCCTTTACGTGCAGGGGCCTCCCACCCTGCTCTTTAAAGAAAAAGCTGCCGTTTTCCGGGGAGAACCTTATCAGTCCGGTCGCATCACCCTCCATTATGGCCGCATACAGAAGACCGTCGTGGCCAAGGACGATGCCGTCCGGTATGAGCCTTGAATAGTTGGAGGGAAACCGCCAGAGGATAAAGGTTTTGTTTTCGGGCTGAAGAAGGCCTATGCCGCCGTAGGGACTCTCATTCAGCTCGGCGGTGAAGTATATGCCCTCTGGAGTGGCGTAGGTGTCGTAAACCTTCACAATTCCGGCGGATGAGAGGTCGTAGAAGACGAGGTCGTTTCCAGTGAGAACTCCTATTCCACCGCTCTCGTTGATTTTTCCAGCGTAGTACGCCCTTCCGGGGACGGCAAAGACGTGGACAAATGATACCCCCGGATAACTCCATATGTAAATTGCGTCCCTAATGGGGTCAAAAACGGCCGGAGGCCCCCAGTCGGCTGAGATGTATACCCTATCACTTACAGACATTCCATTTGGCATAATCGGTAGACGCCAGAAGATGAAGTGAGTTTCGCTGGTCTTCAGACCTAATCTTCCGCTGTAATCGCTGAAATAAAGGCCGTCTGGAGAAAACCTCGGGTGAAGTATCCAGCCCCCAGTGTTCCATACTAAAACTTTCGAAGACAAGACCGGGGGGGCAGTCAGGAGCAGGAGAAGTGCAATCCCAAGAAGGGATTTCTTAACAGCGGACATGTTCCCACCGCCCTGTATTTAAGACACTTCTACTTTGGAATTTATATGGGTTTTGTTTGAAATTTGTCCATTTTGGCAGCCCAGGACGTTTCCCTGATTTTGAAATGGCACCAAAAGCCTAATGTATGAAAAAAGCATCATAGGTTGGGATGGTGATTATGAAGATCAAACTGCCCGCCCCCAAGCGCGAGGGAAGGATGAGCCTAGAAGAGGCAGTAGACAGGAGAAAGAGCATAAGGAGGTATAAAGACGAACCCCCAACTCTTAAGGGAAAATCACTCTACATCTTTCTGCTGGGCATTCCAGAGGGATAGTTAGAGTCTTTTGAGTTCTTTAAACATAATGAGGGACCCTCCTTTTCCTCATGGGGTTCTTATTGCCTGTCAAAACAGCTCTTTAAGCTTAAGACCCATCTCTTAGGCACTCCTCACTATGGCTCCCCAATCTGAGGAGATAATAGAGATAAACTGCTTCACGAGCAGGAAGTACCTCATAAAGGTCGCCGTTGAGGACATGGAAGAGCTGAGGAAGGTTATAGAGGGTGCCGGATTCGAAGTCATCGAGATAATGCCAGTCCTTGAGAGCATTGAGAGAACCACCCCCCGAAGGTCAAGATACCCTTCAAGTGCTACTACTGCGGTAAGGAGATAGTGGGAGAGCCGATAGTCTACAAGTACCACAACAGGGTTTACTTCCTCTGCTGTCCCACCTGCTTAAGGGAGTTCAAGAAGACGAGGGAGAACATAGAGAAGTTCAAATTAAAGGAAAAAGACAAAGTAGAGCATGCTCACGAGCACAAGCACCACGCCCATAACTAGATCTCCCCTCCCGCTTACCGAGGATAGCCTATCCACGGCCCTTCCAAGTCTCGCGTATCTGCTCCCGTAGTGGAAGCCCAGAGTGACGATGGCAAAGGGGAGCACGGATATTCCAATGAACACCACGAGCAGCGCCCCCGTGATTGCCGGGGGATACTGGCCGGAAAGCAGGGAGCTCACCAGTAGGTAGGAAGGGAGCACGCAGGACAGCGATAGAAACGCCATCACGCCCCCAACAACAAAGGCTGCCGGCGGGGAGGTGGCCTTTTCAAGTATTATGTTGCTCTTTTCCCTAAGCGGGCTGGAGACTGGGAGCGACACGTAGCCCAGTGCGGAGAGTATCTTGTAAGCCCCCACTGTTATTCCAAAGGCGACCACAAAGTACCTGAGCAGGGGTATCTTGGTGTGCAGGTTCATGAGGGCAACGGCTATTATCGAGTATCCAAGAAACGCGCCGACGGTGAACGCCAGGCCGACCCTCAAAACCCTCTTCTCGTCCGTCAGCGCTATCATCGAGAGGAGAAACACTATCATCAGGAATATTGACGGCCGGAGGGCGTTGAGGATCCCGAGGGCGATTATTGAGAACGTTACCCCAGTGAACTCCGTCACCTGGCTCAGGGAGTCCAGCGATATATCCGCGGCGGTCATCAGGATTGCGTCTGAAATTGCCATTTTGATCACCTAATGTTCCATTAACGGCTTTCCCAAACGTATAATTTCTACAGTTGAATCATGCTTCATGATTATATTAACCTTATCCCCTCTGGAAAGGCATGGAGTTTCGATTGGATGGGTGTAACGGACTTTTATTATCTCACCGTTTGCTTGTATTATCGCTGTACATGTGAGCGTGGTATATGCCTCATTGGGCATACAATCTGTATCAGCTAAGACATTAGCATTTTCAGCATTAATTACTCTCCCTTCAATCAAAACACCAACAAAAGCATCTTGCCCACTCTTTTGATTTACAGAGAAAAACAAAAATAGGACGAATACTACAACAAAAAGAAAAAGGAGTCTTTTCATCTCCTCACCTCATTATCAGCCGCCTAAAGCAGTGGGTTCATTCATCTTCCTCAATGCCCATTGCTTTTTCGCAGTACTCATGCATTTCTTTCCAGTTTTCGCCCATGTACTTCTCCATTATTGGCTCCATTTCCTCATGCATCTCTGTAAAGTTCCCGCTTTCCATGTACTTCTCCATCTCCTCATGCATATCCTCATCCATTACGCCATGTCCCATCATCATGCCATGTCCAGTTCCCATCATGGGAGCAAATCCTCTCCAAAGGGCTTTTTCCTCACTGGTATTAAACGTCCCTGTATGAGCCATGCCTATTGGAATTGCTATGAGCGCTCCTATTATAAATCCGATTAATATTGACTTCCACTCCATCTCAAATCACCTCTTTTGTTGCTTCAGATTGTACTTATGAGCAAAATGCTAATAGGCTTATTATTTTCAACATGTAAACCACGACTGATAAAGTTTCACAAGATGAAAGGACAAAGTTAATTGGAAGTTTACATATTATAAATTGTGATGGAAATGGCTGAAACCGCCAAAAAATATGATAGGTTTTCAAAATTCTACGACTTATTTGAAGCGTTAATAGAGAGTAGGGCTTTCTCGAAATACAGAAAGAAAGCTTTAAGCTTAGCTAAAGGCAAAGTTCTTGAAATAGGTGTTGGAACAGGTAAAAATCTGCCCTACTATCCAAAGGATGTTGAAGTTATCGGAATAGACTTCAGTAAAGGAATGCTTGAGAAGGCCGAAAAAAGGAAGAAAGAGCTTGGCATTAAAAACGTCAGGCTTCTTTTAATGGATGCCCAAAATTTGGAGTTTGAAGACAACAGCTTTGACACCGTTGTGAGCACTTTCGTCTTCTGCACCGTGCCCGACCCGATAAAGGGGCTGAAAGAGGCTTACCGGGTGCTGAAACCCGGAGGGAAAGCCATACTCCTTGAGCACATGAAGAGCAGGTCAAAGCTTCTCAACGTCCCCCTCTACCTCATGGACCCTGTAATGAGAGCACTAACGGGGACGTCCATGATACGGGAGACGCAGAAGAACATCGAAAAGGCAGGCTTTAAGATAGAGAAGGTGGAGAACCTGTTTTCTGACATTGTAAGGCTGATCATTGCAACAAAGCCTTCGGGTGATTGAGATGATAGCGAGGAAGAATTTGTTCCATGACAAGGGGAGGGTCCTGATAAGTGTGGGTGGAGTTGCCCTCTCCGTAACGCTGGTTATAATACTCCTTGGAGTGTACTACGGCATGACGACCCTCGGCACGAACTACATCGTGAACACAAATGCCGACCTCTGGGTAGGGCAGGAGGGCATACACGACCTGTGGCACACTTATTCCCTCCTCCCAAGAGGACTTGGCGATGAAATTAAAGGTGTGGATGGCGTTAAGAGCGTCCACGAGCTCATAGGAAGGGCGGTTCAGATAGAGGTCCCAAGGAGCGGGGCGAAAAAGACGGTCTATATAGTCGGCTTTGATCCCACCAGCGGAGTGGGCGGCCCGTGGGACATCATGAAAGGTAAAAAAGAGATAAAAAATGGAGAGGCCATCGTTGACCACGTCTTCTTTGTCAGGAACAATTTAAAGCTCGGCGACACCATTAAGGTAGGGGACAAGGAGCTCAAGATAGTCGGGGTCTCAAAGGGGACGTTTGCGGTTGTTTACCCGTATATTTTCGTTACCACCAAAGATGCCGCCGAGATTTTCGGGACGACCCAGTACGTGAACTACTATCTGGTGGAGCTCTCGGGGGACAGGCCAGCGGACGAGGTGGCGAAGGATATCACTGACAGGCTGAAGGAAAAGGGAGTATCCGTGGAGATACTGACGAAGGAGAGGTTCATACAGAACCATAAAGATGTGATAAACGAGAGCTTCAACTCAATACTCTTCCCGCTGGTGTTCATAGGCTTTATAATCGGAGCGGCGGTCATAGGGCTTACGCTCTACACCATGACCATGGAAAAGATGAGGGAATACGCAATACTGAAGGCTATTGGGGCACAGAATAAATTTTTGAGGAAGATCGTCTTCCAGCAGGCGGTTATAATAACATTCCTCGGCTTTATCGTGGGTATAGGGCTCTCCCTGCTCGCGACCACCTTCGTCCCGAGGTTTGCCCCGGAGTTCTTTGTGGAGATGAACTCCGCCACGGTCGGGATAACATTCGCCGCCGTCGTTGGTATGGGTTTGCTGGCACCTCTAATCCCAATAAGGAGGCTCAACAAAGTTGATCCGGTGGTGGTCTTCAATGCCTGAGATTTTGATTAAAGCCACCAATTTGACGAAAATCTACGGTTCGGGGAGGACAGCGGTTAAAGCTGTGGACAACGTTTCACTAACCCTGAGAAGAGGGGAGGTTGTTCTACTCATGGGTCCCTCGGGCTCTGGAAAAACGACCCTCTTAACCCTGCTGAGCGGACTTTTAAGGCCCACCTCCGGAAGCATAAGGATATACTTCTCCTCCCATGCGTCACGTAAGGTGTTCCAGTTCCCGATTTCGGCACATGGATGGGTCGAGCTGACCGAATTGAGCCAGGATGAGCTCGCAAAGCTCAGGCTGGAAAAGATGGGTTTCATATTCCAGCACTTCAATTTGCTCTCCTCACTGACGGCGCTGGAGAACGTCATGGTGCCCCTCCTAATAAAGGGAGTAAAAAAGAAGGAAGCAGAGGAGAGGGCAAAGCGTCTGCTCGTCGAACTCGGGCTGGAGGACAGATTGAACAGCAAACCGGAGAAGCTTTCAGGAGGGGAGCAGCAGAGGGTTTCCATCGCGAGGGCACTTATAACAGACCCGGACATCATAATAGCAGACGAGCCGACGGCAAACCTCGATTCAAAGAACGGGAGGGAGGTAATCGAGCTGATTCATGATAGGGCAAAGAGAGACGGCAAAGGCGTCATAATCGCCACGCACGATCCGAGGATAGTTGACTTTGCTGACAGAATACTCTACATGGAAGATGGAAAAATATACGAAAAGGACAACTCACAGGCGAGGAAACTGCTACTGTTCACAAAGGAAGAGCCCGAGGAATGAGGTGCATTTATGCAAAGGGATCATAAGATCCTGGTAATTTCAGGTGAGCTTTTGGTTTTTGTTACCCTGCTCACCCTCATTTCTGGATTTTCCACCACCAAAAACTCTTTCATAAGCTGGGGATAAGCTACTCCACCGCATACTGACTCCACACAAAGATGCCGACATTATGATGCAAAAATCCAATTGAATGCCTTGCGAGTGTCCGAATGAGATAGCTCAGCTGGAGGAGGCAATGCACCTTTAGTTTCAAACCTTTTGTTAAATAAATACGAGCTATCCTTGATTTTCTAAAAAGGAGTTTTGCCACAACCGAAAGATATATATGCATTTTTATTCATTAATGAGTATGGAGGGGTTAAGATGGTAGAAAATTACACAAAATTGGGTATTTATGATAACATATTGCAGACTATCGGAAAAACACCATTAGTGAGGCTGAGGAAGATAGAGAGATACTTCAACCTTAAAAACGAGCTCTACGCCAAGGTGGAGTTCTTCAACCCCGGAGGAAGTGTAAAGGACAGGATAGGTAAGTATATGATAGAAGGAGCAAAGGAAGAAGGAAAAATAACCCAAGGGGCAGTGATAATTGAGCCCACATCAGGAAACACAGGTGTGGGGTTAGCTTTAGTTGCAGCCGTTGAGGGATACATGACGGTCTTCACGATGCCGGACAAGATGAGCACAGAGAAGGAGCTCCTCCTAAGGGCCATGGGCGCCTTCCTCATAAGAACCCCCACCGCTGTGGCTCCAGACGACCCGAACTCTTACTACAAGGTGGCAGAAGCTGTGAGGAACCTCATCTGGAAGAAGGGAAGGGCGGTAACAAGGGAGGAGCTCAGGGAGATAGTTGAGTACGTTCAGCGGCTCGTTAATGAAGAGAGGCTCGACGAGCTCAGGGCGATCCTTGAGGAGGAAGTCGAGGAAACGCCCTATGCCTACATCCCCAACCAGTACTTCAACAGGTACAACCCCCTTGCCCACTACGAGACAACCGCGAGGGAGATATGGGAGCAGACCGGAGGGGAGATAGACTACCTCTTCGCGGGGATAGGCACCGGGGGGACGATAACCGGAATCGGGCGCTACCTCAAGGAGAGGAAGAAAGAGGCGAAAATAATAGGCGTCGACCCGGTCGGCTCGATATACAGCCTGGTTAAGAAGGGAATGAGCCTTGAGGAAGCCCTCAAGAAGGCCCACCCCTACCTCGTGGAGGGTATAGGGGAGGATCTGCTCCCTGAAACCGTTGACCTAAGCCTCGTTGACGATATGGTTGTCGTCAATGATCAGGAAGCCTTCGCAATGACCCGCTTCCTCGCGAGGAAGGAAGGGATTCTGGCGGGCGGTTCATCCGGTGCGGCCCTCTACGGGGCGGTGAAGTACCTCAAGGAGAAAGGAGTGGAGGACAAGAAGGTCGTTGTCATATTCCCGGACACGGGGAGGAACTACCTCACGAAGGTGTTCAACGACGAGTGGCTCATCGCGAACGGCTTTGAGGTCGACGACGAGAAGGTTCTGGAGGTGCTGAGATGAGGTTCTCAACCAAAGCCATCCATGTCGGTGAAGAGCCCGAGAGCATGCAGCACGGCGACGTTGTTTTCCCCATCCACCTCTCAACCACCTTCGCGAAGAGGAGCATAAGGGAGGTCGAGGAGGGCTACGTCTACTCAAGGAGCGGCAACCCCACGAGGGACGCACTTGAGAGAAAGCTGGCGGCGCTTGAGAACGCAAAGTACGGGCTGGCGTTCTCCTCAGGCCTCGCCGCTGAATCCACGATACTCCTGGCGTTACTGAAAAAGGGTGACCACGTTGTGGCATTTGACGACCTCTACGGCGGGACGAAGAGGCTCTTCAACCAGGTGATGGAGCGGTTCGGCATCGAGTTCACATACGTTGATGCGAGGGAGCCCGAGAACGTGAGAAGGGCGATAAGGGAGAACACGAAGATGGTCTGGCTCGAAACGCCAACGAACCCCCTCCTCAAGCTCGCGGACATAAAGACAATCTCCGAGATCGCCCACGAGAGAGACATCATCGTGGTCGTGGACAACACCTTCGCGAGCCCCTACTTCCAGAACCCCCTTGATTTGGGTGCCGACATAGTCCTCCACAGCGTCACCAAGTACCTCGGCGGGCACTCCGACGTCGTCGGTGGAGCTGTGATGGTAAACGACGGCGAAATCTATGAGAGGCTGAAGTTCCACCAGAACGCAGTTGGGGCAATCCTTTCGCCCTTCGACTCCTGGCTCGTTATGAGGGGCATCAAAACGCTCGCCGTCAGGATGGAAAGGCACGAGAAGAACGCCATGACGATAGCAAGGTATCTGGAAGAGCATCCGCTGGTTGAGAAAGTTTACTATCCTGGTTTGGCGTCGCATCCACAGCACGAGCTCGCGAAGAGGCAGATGCGCGGCTTTGGGGGCATGCTGTCCTTCGAACTCAAGGGCGGCCTTGAGGAGGCGGTAAGGTTCGTTGAGAGCCTTGAGATATTCGCCTTGGCTGAAAGCCTCGGCGGCGTCGAGTCGCTCATAGAGCTCCCCGCCATAATGACCCACGCATCTGTTCCAAAGGAAGAGAGGGAGAAGGTCGGCATAAGGGATTCGCTCATTAGAGTCTCCGTGGGAATAGAGGACGTCGAAGACCTCATCGAGGACCTTGAGAGGGGCTTTGAGGCGGTGAGAGCATGATACCCGACATCGAGGAGATTAGAACGTTCTTGGAGAGGCTTGGCTTTGGCGAAGAGGAGGTCAACGAGCTGGTGGAGCAGATAGAGTACTTCGAGACGGAAGCTCCTGAGAGGGACGACATTGTGCGGGACTACCTCAGAGACGAGTGCATAGAGACGATAGTTGAGGAAATAGTCGAGGAAATATTAAAGCTAAACAGGAAAAGCATCAAGCTTCTTGACGTCGCGGCCGGCTCGGGCTTCTTCACGGAGCGCGTAAAGGAAAAGCTTGAGGAAAAGGGCATAAAAGTTGAGGTCTACGGCTTCGACATAACGCCCAGCATGCTGAGGAGGCTCAAGGAAAAGGGAATAACACCCATCTGGGGTGTTGCCGAGAAGATCGGGGAGTCAATAAGGATAGCCAACGAGCACTACGGCATAAATGCTCCAAAAGAGTTCGACGTTGTTTTGTCGACGCTTGCATTTCACCACTTCCTAAAGCCAGAGGAAGTCCTCAGAAGCATGAAGAGCGTTTTAAAAGAGGGCGGCAAAGTCATAATAGTCGACGTCCTCAAGCACGAGCACGAGGAGTTCAAAGAAACGCTGAAGGACACCCATCTTGGATTTCCACTTGAAGAAATAAAGGGGATGGGCTCAAAGGTGTTCAAAGAGGTGGAAGCGGGCTATATGGACGTGTACTGTGAGGTTGGAGACATTATAGTTGGTCTTTATAAAGCGGTGTTTGCTTAACTAGAGCTCTTTTTTTCCGCCACTTCTTTTAGCTTTAGATGAGCATTTAAAAGCCTCTTCTTGATGACGCGCTCTGCTATGAGGAGGTTCAGGAGTTTTTCCACAAGACCATAGCGAGGGGAGTAGTATACGCTCTCGATGCTCATGGTCATATCATCCACGGGGATGAAGTGGTGTTCATACCGCAGCTTCTTTAAAAAAGCGTCCTTCCCCATCATTTCCCCCGAATAGAAAGAGTTCTCTTTAAAGTCAACAATCCGGTATTTTACCCATCTTTCCGCTCCTTTTTCACGGGTGAGGTATATCAGCCCTTTCTTTAATTTCCCGTCACCCTCAGATTTGAACTCATATTCGGGCCAGAAAAGATAGTGATTGTCGATGCTGGACACGAGAGAAAAAACTTCCTCCACTCTCGCATCAACGAGCACCGCTATCCTAACACAGTGGAGAAAATCCTCCGGTGGTTTGCACTCCAAAAACTCAGCCTGAGCCTTTTTAAGCCTCTCAAGGATTGCACGGATCTCCTGCTGGCGGTATCTTTTCGGATTCATTGCCCACCGCCCTTGTGGAAAATAAAAATCTAAAATTCTAAAGACAAATGGAAGGACTAACCTTCCAGAAGCTTCCTTTTCCTTCTCTCATATTCTTCGTCGTCTATTTCTCCTCTTGCATACTTCTCATCCAGTATCTCAAGGGCGCTCTTTCTGCTTCCGCTCGAGCTCTGCTCGATTATCCACTTAATGAACCACACCACTCCGACTATTATCGCAATCCAGAATAAGAGCATGAGCAGTGCTCCAAAGATTCCGAAGTATCCGAATCCCATCATGTCGTGCCACCCCCATCCAGTTTCTCCAGTGTGAGCTGAAAGTCTCACCAGTTCAGTGCTTTCAAACATCATTTTGATCTCCTCACATGCTACTCAGTGATAAAGACTATAGGGCTTATCATTAACAAAATGAAAAGAAGTATTAAAAAATCTTCGCAAAATGCAAAATACAAAATAAGAATAAGGAGTCAGACCTTCAAAAACTTCGCATTTATAGCGACGATAACAGTGCTCAGGCTCATTAACAAAGCACCTACGGCTGGACTTAACAGCACCCCATAGTTGTAGAGCACACCCGCAGCCAGAGGAATAGCAAAGGTGTTGTATCCTGTTGCCCATGCCAAATTCTGAACCATCTTTTTATAGGTGGCCCTTGCGAGATGTATCGCGGTTATGACATCCCTCGGGTCGTTCTTGACGAGGATTATGTCGGCGCTCTCT
Above is a genomic segment from Thermococcus sp. SY098 containing:
- a CDS encoding cytochrome C biogenesis protein: MAISDAILMTAADISLDSLSQVTEFTGVTFSIIALGILNALRPSIFLMIVFLLSMIALTDEKRVLRVGLAFTVGAFLGYSIIAVALMNLHTKIPLLRYFVVAFGITVGAYKILSALGYVSLPVSSPLREKSNIILEKATSPPAAFVVGGVMAFLSLSCVLPSYLLVSSLLSGQYPPAITGALLVVFIGISVLPFAIVTLGFHYGSRYARLGRAVDRLSSVSGRGDLVMGVVLVLVSMLYFVFFL
- a CDS encoding ABC transporter ATP-binding protein is translated as MPEILIKATNLTKIYGSGRTAVKAVDNVSLTLRRGEVVLLMGPSGSGKTTLLTLLSGLLRPTSGSIRIYFSSHASRKVFQFPISAHGWVELTELSQDELAKLRLEKMGFIFQHFNLLSSLTALENVMVPLLIKGVKKKEAEERAKRLLVELGLEDRLNSKPEKLSGGEQQRVSIARALITDPDIIIADEPTANLDSKNGREVIELIHDRAKRDGKGVIIATHDPRIVDFADRILYMEDGKIYEKDNSQARKLLLFTKEEPEE
- a CDS encoding PLP-dependent cysteine synthase family protein, with the protein product MVENYTKLGIYDNILQTIGKTPLVRLRKIERYFNLKNELYAKVEFFNPGGSVKDRIGKYMIEGAKEEGKITQGAVIIEPTSGNTGVGLALVAAVEGYMTVFTMPDKMSTEKELLLRAMGAFLIRTPTAVAPDDPNSYYKVAEAVRNLIWKKGRAVTREELREIVEYVQRLVNEERLDELRAILEEEVEETPYAYIPNQYFNRYNPLAHYETTAREIWEQTGGEIDYLFAGIGTGGTITGIGRYLKERKKEAKIIGVDPVGSIYSLVKKGMSLEEALKKAHPYLVEGIGEDLLPETVDLSLVDDMVVVNDQEAFAMTRFLARKEGILAGGSSGAALYGAVKYLKEKGVEDKKVVVIFPDTGRNYLTKVFNDEWLIANGFEVDDEKVLEVLR
- a CDS encoding class I SAM-dependent methyltransferase yields the protein MIPDIEEIRTFLERLGFGEEEVNELVEQIEYFETEAPERDDIVRDYLRDECIETIVEEIVEEILKLNRKSIKLLDVAAGSGFFTERVKEKLEEKGIKVEVYGFDITPSMLRRLKEKGITPIWGVAEKIGESIRIANEHYGINAPKEFDVVLSTLAFHHFLKPEEVLRSMKSVLKEGGKVIIVDVLKHEHEEFKETLKDTHLGFPLEEIKGMGSKVFKEVEAGYMDVYCEVGDIIVGLYKAVFA
- a CDS encoding SRPBCC family protein, which translates into the protein MNPKRYRQQEIRAILERLKKAQAEFLECKPPEDFLHCVRIAVLVDARVEEVFSLVSSIDNHYLFWPEYEFKSEGDGKLKKGLIYLTREKGAERWVKYRIVDFKENSFYSGEMMGKDAFLKKLRYEHHFIPVDDMTMSIESVYYSPRYGLVEKLLNLLIAERVIKKRLLNAHLKLKEVAEKKSSS
- a CDS encoding class I SAM-dependent methyltransferase; its protein translation is MAETAKKYDRFSKFYDLFEALIESRAFSKYRKKALSLAKGKVLEIGVGTGKNLPYYPKDVEVIGIDFSKGMLEKAEKRKKELGIKNVRLLLMDAQNLEFEDNSFDTVVSTFVFCTVPDPIKGLKEAYRVLKPGGKAILLEHMKSRSKLLNVPLYLMDPVMRALTGTSMIRETQKNIEKAGFKIEKVENLFSDIVRLIIATKPSGD
- a CDS encoding ABC transporter permease encodes the protein MIARKNLFHDKGRVLISVGGVALSVTLVIILLGVYYGMTTLGTNYIVNTNADLWVGQEGIHDLWHTYSLLPRGLGDEIKGVDGVKSVHELIGRAVQIEVPRSGAKKTVYIVGFDPTSGVGGPWDIMKGKKEIKNGEAIVDHVFFVRNNLKLGDTIKVGDKELKIVGVSKGTFAVVYPYIFVTTKDAAEIFGTTQYVNYYLVELSGDRPADEVAKDITDRLKEKGVSVEILTKERFIQNHKDVINESFNSILFPLVFIGFIIGAAVIGLTLYTMTMEKMREYAILKAIGAQNKFLRKIVFQQAVIITFLGFIVGIGLSLLATTFVPRFAPEFFVEMNSATVGITFAAVVGMGLLAPLIPIRRLNKVDPVVVFNA
- a CDS encoding cystathionine gamma-synthase, whose amino-acid sequence is MRFSTKAIHVGEEPESMQHGDVVFPIHLSTTFAKRSIREVEEGYVYSRSGNPTRDALERKLAALENAKYGLAFSSGLAAESTILLALLKKGDHVVAFDDLYGGTKRLFNQVMERFGIEFTYVDAREPENVRRAIRENTKMVWLETPTNPLLKLADIKTISEIAHERDIIVVVDNTFASPYFQNPLDLGADIVLHSVTKYLGGHSDVVGGAVMVNDGEIYERLKFHQNAVGAILSPFDSWLVMRGIKTLAVRMERHEKNAMTIARYLEEHPLVEKVYYPGLASHPQHELAKRQMRGFGGMLSFELKGGLEEAVRFVESLEIFALAESLGGVESLIELPAIMTHASVPKEEREKVGIRDSLIRVSVGIEDVEDLIEDLERGFEAVRA
- a CDS encoding SHOCT domain-containing protein translates to MMFESTELVRLSAHTGETGWGWHDMMGFGYFGIFGALLMLLFWIAIIVGVVWFIKWIIEQSSSGSRKSALEILDEKYARGEIDDEEYERRKRKLLEG